One genomic window of Candidatus Melainabacteria bacterium includes the following:
- a CDS encoding transporter, whose translation MDKTEDIDTNRPSFMFSPLVVPKGSLQLENGGLYQHSQHGTNFFGAGETQVRVGLTDRVEFQMYVPSYGATHRAHRHDTQSGVSGLNEVGIKYQIGPVKKLQLSVIPSVNIPTGNQDAYFGKGVQGLLRAPWSYPLTPKLSIMGMQSILLLNSGRSLEYQPDFMLSRSVGSKASVFVEYVGFFTQHASASQIAHFGGVYKVKPHHQVDLHFGFGLSQTAPAAFIGSGYSYRFDKLPW comes from the coding sequence ATGGACAAGACAGAGGATATAGACACGAATCGTCCCAGCTTCATGTTTTCACCATTGGTGGTGCCCAAGGGTAGCTTACAGTTAGAAAATGGTGGATTGTATCAGCATTCTCAACATGGCACCAACTTTTTCGGTGCCGGTGAAACCCAAGTGCGGGTCGGTCTGACGGACCGAGTCGAGTTTCAAATGTATGTTCCATCCTATGGTGCAACGCATCGGGCGCACAGACATGACACTCAGAGTGGTGTGTCTGGCTTGAATGAGGTCGGCATCAAGTATCAGATAGGACCGGTGAAGAAATTGCAACTGAGTGTTATACCCTCCGTTAATATTCCTACCGGTAATCAGGATGCATATTTCGGAAAAGGCGTACAAGGTCTTTTGCGGGCGCCGTGGTCGTATCCGTTGACGCCAAAACTTTCGATTATGGGCATGCAGTCTATTCTGCTTCTAAATTCAGGTCGAAGCCTCGAGTATCAGCCAGACTTTATGCTCAGTCGTTCCGTCGGTTCAAAGGCGAGCGTTTTTGTTGAATATGTGGGCTTTTTCACCCAGCATGCATCAGCATCACAGATTGCCCACTTCGGTGGAGTCTATAAAGTAAAGCCTCATCATCAGGTCGACTTGCACTTCGGTTTCGGTCTGAGCCAGACCGCGCCCGCCGCTTTCATCGGCAGTGGTTATTCTTATCGATTCGATAAGCTGCCCTGGTGA